A window of the Arenibacter algicola genome harbors these coding sequences:
- the glmM gene encoding phosphoglucosamine mutase, producing MTLIKSISGIRGTIGGRPGDNLTPIDAVKFAAAYGVWLKEYSKKEKLTVVIGRDARLSGEMIQNLVVSTLVGLGIDVIDLDLSTTPTVEIAVPLEKADGGIILTASHNPKQWNALKLLNEKGEFLDAAQGAKILDIAEKEAFNFSEVDDLGTVNRNDSYIDIHIDEVLDLSLVDADVIRAAKFKVVVDGVNSTGGIAIPKLLKELGVEVVELYCDPTGHFPHNPEPLKEHLGDICELVVKEKADFGIVVDPDVDRLAFITNEGEMFGEEYTLVACADYVLGKTKGNTVSNLSSSRALRDISEKHGGTYEAAAVGEVNVVTKMKANKAIIGGEGNGGIIYPESHYGRDSLVGTALFLMLMAERGGTVSDLRASYPSYFMSKKKIELTPGLDVDGILVAMAEKYKNEEISTIDGVKIDFPENWVHLRKSNTEPIIRIYTEAKSQTEADGLADRIIGEIKTVAGI from the coding sequence ATGACTTTAATAAAATCTATTTCCGGAATACGGGGTACCATTGGCGGTAGGCCTGGAGACAATCTCACACCTATTGATGCGGTTAAATTTGCGGCTGCTTATGGTGTTTGGTTAAAAGAATACTCTAAAAAGGAAAAACTAACGGTAGTTATTGGCCGTGATGCTAGACTTTCCGGAGAAATGATCCAGAATTTGGTAGTATCAACCCTTGTAGGACTGGGAATAGATGTGATAGACCTGGACCTGTCCACCACACCGACCGTAGAAATAGCGGTTCCCTTGGAAAAGGCCGATGGAGGAATTATCCTTACGGCCAGCCATAATCCAAAGCAATGGAACGCCCTTAAACTTCTAAATGAGAAAGGGGAATTTTTGGATGCAGCCCAAGGTGCCAAAATATTGGATATTGCAGAAAAGGAAGCCTTTAATTTCTCAGAGGTAGATGATTTGGGAACCGTTAATAGGAATGACTCCTATATCGATATCCATATAGATGAGGTGTTGGACCTTTCTTTAGTGGATGCGGATGTTATACGTGCGGCCAAGTTTAAAGTAGTGGTAGACGGGGTAAATTCTACCGGTGGCATTGCCATACCTAAACTTTTAAAGGAATTGGGGGTAGAAGTAGTGGAGCTGTACTGTGATCCCACAGGGCATTTTCCCCATAACCCAGAACCTCTAAAAGAACATTTGGGAGATATTTGTGAATTGGTGGTAAAGGAAAAGGCCGATTTCGGAATCGTTGTGGATCCGGATGTGGATCGCCTGGCGTTCATCACCAATGAAGGGGAAATGTTCGGGGAGGAATATACTTTGGTAGCCTGTGCAGATTATGTATTAGGAAAAACCAAAGGAAATACTGTTTCCAATCTATCCTCTTCAAGAGCCTTAAGGGATATTTCTGAAAAACACGGGGGCACTTATGAAGCCGCTGCCGTAGGTGAAGTAAACGTGGTGACTAAAATGAAGGCCAATAAGGCCATTATAGGTGGTGAGGGCAATGGCGGTATTATTTATCCTGAAAGTCATTATGGTAGGGACTCCCTAGTGGGAACGGCCCTATTTTTAATGTTGATGGCGGAAAGGGGAGGTACCGTAAGCGATCTAAGAGCCAGCTACCCTAGTTATTTTATGAGCAAAAAGAAGATTGAACTTACACCTGGCTTGGATGTAGACGGTATTCTAGTGGCTATGGCGGAGAAATATAAAAATGAGGAAATTTCTACAATTGACGGGGTAAAGATAGATTTTCCGGAGAATTGGGTACACTTGCGTAAATCCAATACGGAGCCCATCATCCGAATCTACACGGAAGCCAAAAGTCAGACCGAAGCAGATGGCTTGGCAGATAGAATAATAGGCGAGATAAAAACGGTAGCAGGAATCTAA
- a CDS encoding acyl carrier protein phosphodiesterase: protein MNFLAHLYLSFEDDQITIGNFIADSIRGNKYKHLPEKIQKGIVLHRAIDTYTDKHPIVRQSTKRLHENYSHYSGVIVDIFYDHFLAKNWSEYADTPLPHFVDNFYDLLENHYDILPIGVKRMMPYMIADNWILNYAKMEGISRVLNGMNRRTQNKSKMNFAILDLEEHYADFEKEFTYFFDELIIFSKQKYLNLR from the coding sequence ATGAATTTTTTAGCACACCTATATCTATCTTTTGAAGACGACCAGATTACTATTGGGAATTTTATAGCAGACAGTATTCGGGGCAATAAATACAAGCACCTACCCGAAAAAATTCAAAAAGGAATTGTACTGCACCGTGCAATTGACACTTATACGGACAAGCACCCCATTGTAAGGCAGAGCACTAAACGACTGCACGAGAACTACAGTCATTACAGCGGTGTAATTGTCGACATTTTCTATGACCACTTTCTAGCCAAGAATTGGTCGGAATACGCCGATACCCCATTGCCCCACTTTGTGGACAATTTTTATGATCTCTTGGAAAACCATTACGATATACTTCCCATAGGTGTAAAACGCATGATGCCTTATATGATTGCGGATAATTGGATTTTGAATTATGCCAAAATGGAAGGAATATCGAGGGTTTTGAATGGAATGAATAGACGGACCCAAAATAAATCCAAAATGAATTTTGCTATTTTGGACCTTGAGGAACATTATGCCGATTTTGAAAAGGAATTTACCTATTTTTTTGATGAACTGATTATTTTTTCCAAACAGAAATATCTCAACTTGCGATAA
- a CDS encoding DUF5602 domain-containing protein translates to MKFKHLNYIGIGLIFLLMLLSCSPESTIDDTLEPVNSKALLKSNTFYGPQISLGKGHVRSWIMIAKDGTPEELGVEMSKNLLNQLPEGDDPVQLVLPLHKKAKENTPFDHVFFDWNPHGHEPDGVFTVPHFDVHFYLTSVAAREAIPTYPEAKPQFDNYPPPGYLPVDYITPPDGGTAVPMMGTHWIPLSFAPPFTNILLYGTYDGEVTFVEPMNTLAYINSGVPFSEAYSQPTKFAKTGYYPTVYNVYQNSKNQRQIISLSEFVHRQAE, encoded by the coding sequence ATGAAATTTAAACATTTAAACTACATTGGAATAGGATTGATCTTTCTCCTAATGCTTCTAAGCTGTAGTCCTGAGTCAACAATCGATGATACTCTGGAACCCGTCAATAGCAAGGCCCTCTTAAAATCGAACACTTTCTATGGCCCCCAAATATCTTTGGGGAAAGGTCATGTACGGTCATGGATAATGATTGCAAAAGACGGCACTCCAGAAGAATTGGGTGTGGAAATGTCCAAAAATTTACTAAACCAACTGCCCGAAGGTGATGATCCTGTGCAATTGGTCCTACCACTTCACAAGAAAGCAAAAGAAAATACCCCTTTTGATCATGTCTTTTTTGACTGGAATCCTCATGGACATGAACCAGATGGTGTGTTTACAGTGCCTCATTTTGATGTGCACTTTTATTTGACATCAGTAGCCGCGCGGGAGGCAATTCCTACCTACCCCGAAGCAAAGCCTCAGTTTGACAATTATCCGCCACCAGGCTACCTGCCTGTTGACTATATAACTCCGCCGGACGGTGGTACGGCAGTGCCTATGATGGGTACCCATTGGATACCATTGAGCTTTGCTCCCCCATTTACCAATATACTGCTATATGGAACTTACGATGGGGAGGTAACCTTTGTGGAACCTATGAATACTCTAGCATATATAAATAGTGGGGTTCCTTTCAGCGAAGCCTATTCGCAACCTACAAAATTTGCAAAAACCGGCTATTATCCAACGGTCTATAATGTTTATCAAAATTCAAAGAATCAAAGGCAAATTATCTCTTTAAGCGAATTCGTGCATCGACAAGCCGAATAG
- the ggt gene encoding gamma-glutamyltransferase, whose amino-acid sequence MIRITGFLLGILLFINCRNVPDPIPTGLVTEKAMVVSARAEASKIGSDILQKGGNAFDAMIATELALAVSYPYAGNIGGGGFMVFRKANGETGGLDYREKAPLAAHADMYLDSLGNVIPGISTLGATAVGVPGTVAGVIAVHEKFGSLSLKEIMAPVIELAKKGVVVTENQAKRLENYRDIFMEVNSDTTFFATVYKTGDTIKYPALANTLQKISDQGKDGFYKGEVAEKLASFIQAKGGYLTIEDLEKYEAKWRSPITFNYKDLKIISMSPPSSGGFTINQIFKMMELYDLSSYGHNSVKSIQLFTEAARRAYADRNYFLGDPDFVEIPLMELLSDQYLQERMQNFSFDKATKSSEVSHGEVQIVESDQTTHYSIVDSFGNAIAATTTINGGYGSKLFSDELGFFLNNEMDDFSSKPGVPNMFGLVGAEANSISAEKRMLSSMTPTIVEKNGALWMVVGTPGGSTIITAVAQTILNCYEFNMSMQDAVNAPRFHHQWLPDAIIFEPEGFEQSLLTALKNKGYIINEENTPVIGKVDAIKILPSGKLEGGADKRGDDTAVGF is encoded by the coding sequence ATGATCCGTATAACTGGTTTCTTGCTTGGAATACTTCTATTTATCAATTGCAGGAACGTACCCGACCCCATACCTACAGGCCTAGTTACCGAAAAAGCAATGGTTGTCTCTGCCAGAGCGGAGGCCTCCAAAATTGGATCGGACATCCTCCAAAAGGGAGGTAATGCCTTTGATGCTATGATTGCTACGGAACTGGCTCTTGCCGTGTCCTATCCCTATGCCGGAAATATTGGTGGCGGAGGTTTTATGGTATTTAGGAAAGCCAATGGGGAAACAGGAGGTTTGGACTACCGCGAAAAAGCACCTTTGGCTGCGCATGCAGATATGTATTTGGATTCTTTGGGAAATGTAATTCCGGGTATAAGTACTTTGGGAGCCACGGCCGTAGGGGTTCCTGGTACAGTGGCCGGTGTAATTGCCGTCCACGAAAAATTTGGATCCCTATCCCTAAAAGAAATCATGGCGCCAGTTATTGAGCTGGCCAAAAAAGGCGTAGTTGTTACCGAAAATCAGGCCAAAAGATTGGAAAACTATCGTGACATTTTTATGGAAGTGAATAGTGATACGACTTTTTTTGCCACTGTTTACAAGACGGGCGATACCATAAAATACCCCGCTTTGGCAAATACCCTTCAAAAAATTTCCGATCAGGGTAAAGATGGATTTTACAAAGGGGAAGTTGCAGAAAAATTGGCCAGTTTTATCCAGGCCAAAGGCGGTTATCTTACTATTGAAGATCTTGAAAAATATGAAGCCAAATGGAGATCTCCAATTACGTTCAATTATAAGGACCTAAAAATCATATCCATGAGCCCCCCCAGTAGTGGTGGGTTTACGATAAATCAAATTTTTAAGATGATGGAACTCTATGACCTATCCAGCTATGGGCATAATTCGGTAAAATCCATTCAACTGTTTACAGAGGCTGCCCGTAGGGCCTATGCCGATAGAAACTACTTTCTGGGGGACCCGGATTTTGTGGAAATCCCTTTAATGGAACTTTTGTCGGACCAATACCTGCAAGAAAGAATGCAAAATTTTTCTTTTGATAAAGCTACCAAATCCTCGGAAGTATCCCATGGGGAGGTACAAATTGTAGAAAGCGACCAAACTACCCACTACTCTATTGTAGATTCATTTGGAAATGCCATTGCGGCCACAACAACCATTAATGGAGGTTATGGTTCCAAACTGTTCTCTGATGAACTTGGGTTCTTTCTAAATAATGAAATGGACGATTTTAGTTCCAAACCAGGGGTTCCCAATATGTTCGGACTAGTGGGTGCCGAGGCCAATAGCATCTCTGCAGAAAAGCGGATGCTAAGTAGTATGACGCCTACCATTGTGGAAAAAAATGGGGCATTATGGATGGTGGTTGGGACTCCAGGAGGGTCCACTATAATAACAGCTGTGGCTCAGACGATTCTAAATTGCTATGAGTTTAATATGAGTATGCAGGATGCTGTAAACGCTCCGCGTTTTCACCATCAATGGTTGCCCGATGCCATCATTTTTGAACCGGAAGGATTTGAGCAGAGCTTGCTCACCGCCCTAAAAAACAAGGGATACATAATTAATGAAGAAAACACCCCGGTTATAGGTAAGGTAGATGCCATTAAGATATTGCCAAGCGGTAAACTTGAAGGGGGCGCCGATAAGCGTGGGGACGATACCGCCGTAGGATTTTAG
- a CDS encoding IS110 family RNA-guided transposase, translating to MKKIRTHAAGIDIGAKKVYVSIEDLPVKSFDTFTQDLEALGVYLVAHGIETVAMEATGVYWVILYDILVSQGLDVWLVDGAGTKQVPGRKTDVKDCQWIQQLHSYGLLNKCFVPDIRVQELRAYQRLREDHIRSGAMHIGHMQKALILMNIRLKEVISQIHGTSGMRIVRAILSGERNAEKLALLCDQRILKTKKEWVIRSLKGHYSEAALFELGQAVACYDFYGEQIAMCDIKLEEVLKKMDLDGTPKPRSKGTRKAIRHNRPDIENMGGHLLGIFEGKDATVLPGITDYNWMQLLSEVGTDLGKWKSEKHFTSWLGLAPKQHNSGKMKRNYKPKGAPRAGLIFKQAAVGLLNSKHIALGAFGRKIRAKKGGLVAIKAVARKLAELYWKLFVKGLEYVENGIQKYQEKMLLNKQRAVTRMAQELGLGITPLKIQSAD from the coding sequence ATGAAAAAGATCAGAACCCATGCCGCAGGTATCGACATTGGGGCAAAAAAAGTGTATGTGAGTATCGAGGACCTGCCTGTAAAAAGCTTCGATACCTTTACCCAGGACCTGGAGGCTCTGGGCGTTTATCTGGTGGCCCATGGCATAGAAACTGTGGCCATGGAGGCTACGGGCGTCTATTGGGTCATTTTGTACGATATACTGGTGTCCCAAGGTCTGGATGTTTGGCTGGTCGATGGAGCGGGCACCAAACAGGTTCCCGGCAGAAAGACCGACGTAAAGGATTGCCAATGGATACAGCAATTACATAGTTATGGGCTGCTGAACAAATGTTTCGTGCCCGATATCCGGGTACAGGAACTGCGCGCCTATCAACGCCTTCGCGAGGACCACATCCGTAGTGGTGCGATGCACATCGGCCATATGCAAAAGGCATTGATACTGATGAATATCCGGCTGAAGGAAGTAATAAGCCAGATCCACGGGACAAGTGGGATGCGGATTGTCCGCGCTATCCTATCAGGCGAAAGGAATGCCGAAAAACTGGCATTGCTATGTGATCAAAGGATACTTAAAACAAAAAAGGAATGGGTGATAAGATCATTAAAGGGGCATTATTCGGAAGCCGCATTGTTCGAACTGGGCCAAGCCGTGGCCTGTTATGATTTCTATGGGGAACAAATTGCCATGTGCGACATAAAGCTGGAAGAGGTGTTGAAGAAGATGGACCTGGACGGTACACCAAAGCCAAGGTCCAAGGGAACAAGAAAAGCAATCCGTCACAATAGACCGGATATAGAGAATATGGGAGGACACTTGTTGGGGATCTTTGAGGGAAAGGATGCTACCGTCCTGCCCGGAATTACGGATTATAACTGGATGCAACTGCTGTCGGAGGTGGGCACCGATCTTGGGAAATGGAAATCGGAAAAACATTTCACCTCTTGGTTGGGACTTGCCCCAAAACAACACAATTCGGGAAAAATGAAACGCAATTACAAACCCAAGGGAGCCCCAAGGGCAGGTCTGATCTTCAAACAGGCAGCAGTAGGCCTGCTCAACAGCAAGCACATTGCATTGGGCGCTTTCGGCAGAAAGATACGGGCCAAAAAGGGAGGATTGGTGGCCATAAAGGCAGTGGCCAGGAAATTGGCCGAACTGTACTGGAAATTGTTTGTAAAGGGACTGGAGTATGTGGAGAACGGTATCCAAAAATACCAAGAGAAAATGCTCTTGAACAAACAAAGGGCGGTAACAAGAATGGCACAAGAACTAGGGTTGGGGATAACTCCATTGAAAATACAAAGTGCTGATTAA
- a CDS encoding sugar phosphate isomerase/epimerase family protein → MPQLAVFPKAFMHELCKDGTMKVSEWIDLAVELEVDGLEWYAGFLEMVDKSNWPIFREQVERHGKTIPMLCCSPDFTHPDAAFREKEIKKQIGWIEMTHALGGSYCRVLSGQRRPELTIEEGVGFAADCIKECLPHAEKLGVTLILENHYKDDFWEYPEFAQQMDIFCKLVDRIHHPNFGVNYDPSNTFLAGEDPLELLYRVSDRVVTMHASDRYLKEGTIEDLRKEEGGAMGYAKRLSHGEIGKGLNDYDAIFKELKRVGFDGWISIEDGVDGMDQLERSVAFLRKKVKEYWPEFK, encoded by the coding sequence TTGCCACAATTAGCAGTATTTCCCAAAGCATTTATGCATGAACTATGTAAGGATGGAACCATGAAAGTTTCCGAATGGATCGACCTGGCGGTTGAACTAGAGGTAGACGGCTTGGAATGGTACGCCGGATTTTTGGAGATGGTCGATAAATCCAACTGGCCTATTTTTAGGGAGCAGGTAGAGCGCCATGGAAAAACAATACCCATGCTTTGTTGTTCCCCGGATTTTACCCATCCGGATGCGGCTTTTCGGGAAAAGGAAATTAAAAAACAAATAGGGTGGATAGAAATGACCCATGCTTTGGGGGGTTCATATTGCAGGGTGCTGTCCGGACAACGTCGTCCCGAACTAACCATAGAAGAAGGTGTTGGATTTGCTGCGGACTGCATAAAAGAGTGCCTTCCGCATGCGGAAAAGTTGGGGGTGACCTTAATTTTGGAGAACCACTATAAGGACGATTTTTGGGAGTATCCCGAATTTGCCCAGCAGATGGATATTTTTTGCAAGTTGGTAGACCGTATCCACCATCCTAATTTTGGGGTCAATTACGACCCTAGCAATACCTTTTTGGCAGGGGAGGACCCCTTGGAACTCTTGTACCGGGTGTCCGATCGCGTGGTGACCATGCACGCCAGTGACCGTTATCTAAAAGAAGGAACGATAGAGGATTTAAGAAAGGAAGAAGGTGGTGCCATGGGCTATGCCAAAAGATTGAGTCACGGCGAAATTGGCAAGGGCCTAAACGATTATGATGCTATTTTCAAGGAATTGAAAAGAGTAGGTTTTGATGGCTGGATCAGTATTGAAGATGGCGTGGACGGAATGGATCAGCTAGAACGTAGTGTAGCCTTTTTAAGAAAAAAAGTTAAGGAATATTGGCCTGAATTTAAGTAG
- a CDS encoding SDR family NAD(P)-dependent oxidoreductase yields MRLKDKVILITGGYTGIGKAIVKRCVQEGAKVLVNGLEEERGLALVEELGADSIGHLTMDITEDSAPQLLVEEAISKFGKLNGVVNNAAYIASSNITSTEVAFIKRMLAVNSVAPLMIIQAALPHLSAVRGCVLNIGSINAWGGEPDLLAYSMSKGALMTMTRNLGDSMFRDYGVRVNQINPGWVLTEKEILNKNEQGMKADWYKDIPDIFAPAQRIFTPEEIAAACLYWLSDECGPVSSQVMDLEQFPIIGRNLPKNWEGSHKKK; encoded by the coding sequence ATGCGATTAAAAGATAAGGTCATATTAATAACAGGTGGATATACCGGTATAGGCAAGGCCATAGTCAAGCGTTGCGTGCAGGAAGGTGCCAAAGTATTGGTCAACGGCTTGGAAGAGGAGCGTGGCTTGGCACTGGTGGAGGAATTGGGTGCGGATAGTATTGGTCATCTTACTATGGATATCACGGAAGATAGTGCCCCGCAATTATTGGTAGAAGAGGCCATATCCAAATTTGGAAAATTGAATGGTGTAGTTAACAATGCCGCCTATATTGCTTCCTCCAATATTACAAGTACCGAAGTAGCTTTTATAAAGCGTATGTTGGCCGTGAATTCCGTTGCTCCTTTAATGATCATTCAGGCGGCCTTACCGCATTTATCAGCTGTTCGAGGTTGTGTACTCAATATAGGTTCTATTAACGCTTGGGGCGGGGAACCCGATCTATTGGCCTATAGCATGTCCAAAGGAGCATTGATGACCATGACCAGGAACCTGGGCGACAGTATGTTTCGGGATTACGGCGTACGCGTAAATCAGATCAATCCAGGTTGGGTACTCACGGAAAAGGAAATATTGAACAAGAATGAACAGGGAATGAAAGCCGATTGGTATAAGGACATACCGGACATTTTTGCTCCTGCCCAACGCATTTTTACCCCAGAGGAAATAGCAGCGGCCTGCCTCTATTGGCTTTCCGATGAATGTGGTCCTGTAAGCTCACAAGTAATGGATCTGGAACAGTTTCCTATAATAGGGCGTAACCTCCCCAAAAACTGGGAAGGTTCCCATAAAAAGAAATAA
- a CDS encoding zinc-binding dehydrogenase, which yields MSSIGVVNFSSEPGSVEIRKIEKPTIGEDDVLLEVANVGVCGSDLHQWTSDHSWPVNYPVVLGHEFGGHIAALGKKVSGWKEGDRVVSETAAIIDLNSPLTRQGLYNLDPTRKGFGYGVNGAMTRFVKVPARCLHAVPENLPFEQACLTEPCSVAYNAVVMNSKIKPGDRVIVLGPGTIGILCAAVARLCGAEVAVVGLEADRERLNIAKQYGCEGIVGDASAWANKQDGLGVDCVIDAAGASATLKIALQLVRPNGHITKVGWGPQPLNFSLDPLVQKNVTLQGSFSHNWPIWEKVLSLLASGTLDVKPIIGGVWELKDWHEAFDQMHTGKVVKSVLKPS from the coding sequence ATGAGTTCAATAGGAGTAGTAAATTTCTCTTCCGAGCCTGGAAGTGTTGAAATTAGGAAAATAGAAAAGCCGACAATAGGCGAAGATGATGTGTTGTTGGAAGTGGCCAACGTTGGGGTGTGCGGAAGTGATCTTCATCAATGGACTTCAGACCACAGTTGGCCTGTAAATTATCCAGTGGTCCTTGGGCACGAGTTTGGTGGCCATATTGCGGCATTGGGGAAAAAGGTAAGTGGTTGGAAGGAAGGTGATAGGGTTGTCAGCGAGACTGCTGCAATAATAGATTTGAACAGTCCGCTTACAAGACAGGGCCTTTACAACCTGGATCCTACTAGAAAAGGTTTTGGGTACGGGGTAAATGGAGCCATGACCCGATTTGTTAAAGTACCTGCCAGATGTCTGCATGCGGTACCGGAAAACTTGCCTTTCGAACAGGCTTGTTTAACCGAGCCATGTTCTGTGGCGTACAATGCCGTGGTTATGAATTCTAAAATAAAACCAGGGGACAGGGTTATTGTATTGGGACCCGGGACCATAGGTATCCTTTGTGCTGCCGTTGCCCGTTTATGTGGCGCTGAGGTGGCCGTTGTTGGTTTGGAAGCCGATAGGGAAAGATTGAATATAGCCAAGCAATATGGATGTGAAGGAATAGTGGGCGATGCCAGCGCATGGGCCAATAAACAGGACGGATTAGGGGTAGATTGTGTTATAGATGCCGCAGGGGCAAGTGCTACACTAAAAATTGCCTTACAATTGGTGCGTCCCAACGGACATATTACAAAGGTAGGGTGGGGCCCACAGCCATTAAACTTCTCTTTGGACCCATTGGTACAAAAAAATGTTACCCTACAGGGTAGTTTTAGTCATAACTGGCCCATTTGGGAAAAAGTACTCTCCCTTTTGGCATCAGGCACTTTGGATGTAAAGCCTATTATTGGAGGGGTATGGGAATTGAAGGATTGGCATGAGGCTTTCGATCAAATGCATACCGGTAAGGTGGTGAAAAGTGTTTTAAAACCAAGTTAA
- a CDS encoding orotidine 5'-phosphate decarboxylase / HUMPS family protein, protein MKPIVQISLDLTNIDEALETAAMALRAGVDWLEAGTPLILAEGLHGVRKLREAFPKIPIVADLKTMDGGYLEAEMMAKAGATHVVVMARAHAETIKVVVQAGKDYGVKVMGDNLGCPDMVEGAKWLEDLGCDYIIHHIGYDERRGIAAQGLKMPSPMDQLREVVNAVKVPVQAVGGLTLEQAIRCPEYGAPMVVLGAPLTIDADSFKTADGDLESSLRLICEKIHAYGEVTR, encoded by the coding sequence ATGAAACCAATTGTACAAATTTCCCTAGACCTTACCAATATAGATGAAGCTTTAGAAACGGCCGCCATGGCATTACGTGCAGGGGTGGACTGGCTGGAAGCGGGCACTCCCCTTATTCTAGCAGAAGGATTGCACGGGGTTCGAAAATTAAGGGAGGCCTTTCCCAAAATCCCTATAGTAGCAGATCTTAAGACGATGGACGGTGGGTATTTGGAGGCCGAAATGATGGCCAAGGCTGGTGCTACCCATGTAGTGGTAATGGCTAGGGCACATGCGGAAACTATAAAAGTGGTAGTACAGGCGGGCAAAGATTACGGGGTAAAGGTAATGGGCGATAATTTAGGTTGTCCGGATATGGTGGAAGGGGCCAAATGGTTGGAAGACCTTGGCTGTGACTATATAATCCACCATATCGGTTATGACGAACGCCGTGGAATTGCTGCCCAAGGCTTAAAAATGCCAAGCCCAATGGATCAATTGCGCGAGGTGGTCAATGCCGTTAAAGTTCCGGTACAGGCTGTGGGCGGACTTACCTTGGAGCAGGCCATACGCTGTCCTGAATATGGGGCGCCAATGGTAGTACTGGGAGCTCCCTTGACCATAGATGCAGATTCCTTTAAGACTGCCGATGGTGACTTGGAAAGTTCTTTGCGACTAATCTGTGAAAAGATCCATGCCTACGGGGAAGTAACACGCTAA